A region of the Maniola jurtina chromosome 11, ilManJurt1.1, whole genome shotgun sequence genome:
AGATAGATTTTGAAGTGTGATTCAGAGATTATCATGGAGAATCACATAGGGTGATAGTCTATAGATcgtactttgacttagctcagacttTACTTACGAAAAACTTAGCTGAGTGTATGCTAAGCTTAAACTTTAAAGGAATTTATAGTCGTTTCGCGTCAAGATTATGCTGAGCTTAAGCTAAGCACGAGTCCGTCAAAAAATTAATGGGTGATTCATTCTACGCattattttctgatttttcttagtaaaatataacaatattaatatttaaaaatctaaaacggtccaaattatatttcttatttatgttattattcATCGAAACATAATTTCGATTAGATGTTTTAGAAATAAACGTGTTTAAAGAGAGATAAAAGTACATTTCTACTCTTTTTATTCTAACTAAAGAGCAAGAAACGGAACGTTTCGTCGGCCGGCCGTGCGATGTCAAGTGACGTTTGATGTCTAAGTCAaaagatgttttattttgtaattgtaAATGATTGTTTATAGTTTATAACAAGTGAAATCGGAACAGTTTTTTGCGGTTCTAATAGGGTAGTAAATTTTGGACTGTAAGTTTTGTTAGGTTAATATCCTAAGTTTTTGGTAAATCGTCGATTTAGTTGACTTAGGCTATGCTAAGCACGCACTCAGCAAAGACTTCGAATTTGGCTCTATAAATACCAAGTCCaaagtaaagtctgagcaaagtcaaagtacgctttatagatctcagctaTAGTTCCcccaggtttttaaaaatctaaattcacatggacgaagtcgcgggtgtcatcTAGTTAACTATAACTATGCAAATGTAATATTACCTGTGAGATAGAGCGCGAGCGTTGCTTCTTTTTCTTCGACCTCTTGGATTTCTTCGGTTTTGGATGATGGTAGTGCATGCAACTCTCTTCTTGTTCATATTGGAAGTCCTGAAAATAAAAGGTAATTTTGagttcaaaatataatattaaggtcCCTAACACAAGAAGCTTGATGCTTGTATCGGCTTCGCCCAGCGGCAGGTCGCTCGCGGCCACTGTACGTCGCAGCCCTGTCACAGTTGCCCGCGGACGAGGCTCGTACCTTGTACAGCCGCGCGCGCTCCTCCTCGCTGGTCACGGCCGCGAACTCGGGCGCGGAGAGGTCGAGCTTGTCGCGCACTTCGCTCCACGGCAGGTGGTGCTCGATGTTGGCGTCGCTCAAGGCCCACTTGAAAGCGCTCTCGATCTTCTTTTGAGCTTTCGACTCCTCCTTTAACTTCTCCTTGTTCTTGGTTTCCGCCTTGAaagttcaaaaatgatattatttctTACTTAGAGGTTAATAAGTAAAATGAAATCGAGAGCTCGTAAGCAGTGCGACGCACCTTCTCCAACAAGGAGTTGTAGGTGAGCTTGACGTTGCCAGCGTCCAGCGAGGCGGACTTGCTGTCCTCGCATACCACGGTCGCGAACTCCTCAAAGGTAGTGTCCGGTTTCACTTCAAACTCCTTCTCCCTCAGTATTTCCTTTATCACTTTTTTCTCGTCGTGGAACCGCGCTTTGAGATTTTCCACGtagaatttaaataaatctaatGGTGTGGATCCACTTTGACCTGCaatttattataagttatattaACGCCTACgtttatcaattattatcacaCATGATGAGACGAGCCGCAAGCGACGTATTACATACAGTGTATGCGTGCTGATGACGTCGTATTAAGTATATCACTGGTGTTTGCAAATTCATTCTGAAAATTACAGCATAATATGTTCAAGAACATTTAAGTGACCTGATAGAAACGGCAAACGGTACgcagatttttaaaattattagtagATAACATAagtttacaaattatttatttgattggaCAAATTATCGCAtttaggccgcgattacacttgcaagttttactcacgtaagtgaATTTTTCAACTTACGTAAGTTGTAAGACTATACGATAAACTAGTTACAAGTGTGtttattacattagtaaaattgtatttatattatcacactaatattataaaggcgaaagtttgtatgtttgtgtgtgtgtgtgtgtgtgtgtgtgtgtgtgtatgtttgttactccttcacgcaaaaaccactggacggatttggctgaaattcagaatggagatagataatatcttggattagcacataggctactttttatcccggaaaatcaaagagttcccacgggatttccaaaaaacctaaattcacgcgggcgaagtcgcgggcatcggctagtttatttaataattgcAAATTATTTGTCAATCATAAATATGATAATGAATATTATTGTGCGTAACTTACCCAACATAGCGGAAAATCGCATGTCTGCGGAAATAACGGGGTACAGCTCCACCCACAACGACATGGATGTGAGCTTGCCCTCCTCGTGCAGGCCGTCAAGCAACGCCTGCGAGAGAACAATATCTGAGACTCCCATGTATGGTCGccttcagaattcgagtagcaattccgcgaaactattgcatcaagaCCCTgccgcacttatgaccttttacTATAAACACGCTACATACACcaaacgcatgtgcataaccgtgccacgcgaatatgatcattaaggtgctaaacgacttacggcctttgactgtacatctATTAATGTGCAACAATAAACTGACTGATATGTCAACTGTGACCAttactgctataccccttccaggttaattAATTCccctcttagactgcatcatcacttacgtccaggtgagattgcagtcaagggctaacttgtacctaaataaaaataactgacAACATGGTCTATCTTAAATTTTGACAATTTTACTGCCATGTCACAATAGTTCATAACTGTTATCTAGCTTGGAACAAAAATGTGAAAAGCGTACACACATTAGCGAGGCTTCGTCTAAACTGGCAGGCATATACAATCACTATTAAGCTGAAGGAAACGAGTTTTTTTCTTCATCCTGTAAATTGACGTTGCGTGGTTCACTGTCGATGGTTCTAGAAACTTGagttttgcatgtaggtttcttTATGATAGTAATTCCACGCTAAGAAAGTCTTTTCAGAAATTCAAATAGGCATTTGCCTGTAACTCATTGCTTTAGTGACTGCAGATTATGAGGTTCAAGAACTAGTCTAGAAAATTGGCTAGTTTCAAAAAGGTACAAGTATCCCAGTAGATATTTTTACATACCAAGAAGTTGTCTCTATTTTTTCGTTGTTGACGTTTGTTTCTCTTTTTGATCTGTTCTCGTTCTTGCAGATATTCGGACTCCAAGTTTCTGATATGCTGTTCAAATACTAAAACATAATTAAAGTAGATTAGTCAAGAAAGTAAGATCAGGAATAATTTCTAGGTTTCTTTGCAAATCAGctggtcgattgcggaaaaactGCATCAGTCATTACCACAATCACAATTGTTGTAATTGGCtgtcttgttgcaacaatgcattgtagccaatcgtaagcgagcatcaaccaatcaaaagtgattgcgatcgtgacaatATAGCTGAGCAACTGGGCGCGATTGGagcttttttttatagttattataCGTAAACAGTTACCATTATCTTGCtacaatgaaaaataatatgtattttcaatattataaaaactaaataataagaATTCATTATTTTCCTTGTAAAATACCCCATAAAAGCTTACCTATTAGAGCATCTTCTTTGTCCATGCCCAATAAACTGACATCATTCTTAAAAGCCGCATTCTCCAGCAGCAATACTTGGGCCTCACTCCAGGTGCTACTGTATGTTATTTCAGTCATGTTTTCTAAAACCTatagaacaaaaataaaatattcccaTTCTACCTTTTATTCTATACCCATTCTATCTTTGGAAAAAtcctattataatataaaggattatttaaatgatacgaaAGCGTGGGAATGAATTGCCaatcagctttgatagttctaataaggtatacttttgtaaagtggtgataataaaaaaaaagaatacctggctgagtttgttgtgggctcttctcagacttgggcgcgtttggaaccctcgtagctttagttttaagtaacgtaattaattatcaccactatatcatacaagtttaacaattccgaccatcaaatagagtacaattgtaccgtacctactttgaataaatgattttgacttttgactttacATCGTGATCCGAAACTTCTTGAATGTCAAATACTCTTATATATGAGATCagttttttgtgaatttttatgTGAATCGactttacattattatattttatgtccAACAGAAAATAATTTAGCTTTAGCAGCTTTAGAAAGTGATAACCGGTTTCGTAGAACGTCAGCTCTGTCATTCATGCTTGTTTAACGCTGAATTGTCATTTTCAACAAACATGTTTGTCATTGAAAATGACAATTCGCTCTACAAAGTTGAAGCTCGACGTGTAATATTTACTGGCGGGTACAGAATATGTTATACTTTGTACATTCTAGTTTGTATCCAATGTTTACTTACTTGTGCTAATATTTTCATGTTACGTTTCTTTAAAGCCTTCGCCTCCTCTTTTTCGCGTTTAGCGATTGTAAATATACAGTCCTCGTATATGTCCCGTCTATCGGAATCAGGTACACACCGCCAAATCTATTCAAAAAATACGTGAAATATAGCTTTATTcttacactagccgatgcccgcgacttcgtccgcgtggatttaggtttttcgaaatcccgtgggaactctttggttttccgggataaaaagtagcctatgtgctaatccaggatattatctatctccattccgaatttcagccaaatccgtccagtagtttctgcgtgaaagagtaacaaacatatacatacacacacacacacacacacacacacacacacacacacacacacacacacacacacacatacatacaaactttcgcctttataatattagtgtgatagtgtgattttccacatatacaaaaaattaatccaAAAGATCAAATCTCGATTTGATCTGTCAATTTTCAATTATATGATTGGTGGAATGAATGACTGTGGATAcaggtttaacagggctctctccgtcagttaCTCCATAcattcgtagttccaatttcatttgaatattaagcaaccaaagtccatgaaattttgcagacctattctagaaactaatatttgtgcctgtggttttccagatttcagcgagtgacggagagacccctcttaagtgtaCGTTCAACATAACCCACCTCAAGATTATTAAACATCTcctcgcacttataatatttagtgaGTGATGTCACACGGTCGCAGCTCAGTAGAAATTCTTCCAAATTTTCTCTATTCTTTTTAGTTTTCAGCCtaaaatagaatttaaaaagtttattttaattcatcTTAGTTTCCATGCACCCTGTACTGTATCTTATCATCCCTATTATTCATACCTTTGTGATCCGATAAATTTAATTTGACCTAAAtataacttaattaataattgcAATTTTTGCAACTATTTTGGATAATTAACATTGTTTTAGACATGATCCTTTGTATAATGTACGAGGAGGCTGATGAACATGGTATTCATCATTCTCATGTGTGTACAGGGctcctaaataaaaaaaatattatttatttttctctaaTCTTTTCACATTTGATACTTTTCAAGCATcaaagtaggtaattaggtgtacactgtacagtaaTACATAACTATTTCaatagtatattttattacaagtgtGGAAAGGCCGTctttgcaaagagttccgacaaatgtctacccgagccgaggcgcaGCTGAAGGCGAGATTGACAGTCAGAAcaagttgcaatgacggttccgcacgcgtactgaacgactatttttaatacagttgcgaaaaaatgaagcaatttaataaaataataaaattacaataaactcaactaacttaatttaactttattctTAATAGATAGAAAAAAACTAGGGTCAAAATTACTCATTTTGTGCAACAAAtgactaaactcgcaaagaaaatttctgaaaaatggcgccaaccgtagaatataagtagagtttttttttcttcacccattttggtaggcaaagggaactatgcccatacagccaagtcttcagtagatgtttttattgatatgaaatgaaaatgaaatttaatgattaaatgaaatgaaacctaaccaaacttattcaatcaaatcattaaatctgatattgaaacaaattagtagcttctttttagaaatatacgtatttgcatgaatcataaaaacttctatgaatttttttagtaaaaacttcattgttggtttttctttttaatagacattattttgacagttgggaaagaaaacgCACGAGTGctggaaaggtaaaaaaaaacacgagtTTGTAATAggccacatcccgaacgctatacgccactttttgagcaactgtattaaaaaatctatttttatacaaaaacatataataattaatggggatgattttatgtaaatttttcttTATCAGCACTAACCTTTGCTCTTCTCTTTCATCTTTCAGCTTCTGCGTCTTGTAACCATTGAACGCCTGTTTCTTCTCATTGAGTTTCTTGAATGTTGCATAGCGAGGGTCTTTAGATATTATCTTCACACATTGCTCCCAGGTGGCATTCGAAGGAACATTCTACAAGATATCAAGCAATTATTTCTTGATATTTCcatttgataattttatttttaaaccacaTTTTGTGACTGTTAATTTGGTTCTGCGGCAGATTTGGGTGGCCACCATATTTTAATCTCttagttattaaattattataatataatttaaatcataaaaaaaactgtcagtaaaaaattggtcaagtgcgagtcggactcgcacacaaagggttccataccgtcgtacaagaatttttattttttattttcattcaaatttttattatttgtcgttCCAATGACAATAAAATCTACATTCTGTGAAATATTCGTCACTCTACCTACtatggttcacaagatacagcccgctgatatacagacggacggatggacagacagcggagaTTTAGGAACAGTTCCCATTGGCACCTTTCAGgtattgaaccctaaaaaacataattatactccttatatttatttaaatcttattatttatgaaacctACCCTATCCTTTAGGAGTTCTTTGAATGCTTCGATGGCTTCTTTCTTGTCTTTGTACTGCAGTTCCGGCTCGTTGGCTTCAGAGCCAGTGGGCTGCGGTGGCGCCTCTATCTCTTCTGGTTTAACTGCAATACAAAAATTCTCAAATTAAAGACACAatgcataactgagtaggttcctgcggcaGTGAAGCGGTGCGGGAGGGCGTGATGACGTGATGCGAGAGCACCGTGATTTGCTAACTGCCACAGGTACTAGTAGCAATACTAggcacttactgggatggtccCAATATCTGTGTGTTCtatgtaaaattgttttaactaagtaaatatttttgtattgtaactgacaactgtcacccctcccgcaccgctccactccgcaggagcctactcagttatgggCTATACCTATAGTagaattcatattttattaatttaagcaATTATAAGCGTAAATGTGTATCAATATCGTCAAAATCTggatttaaatacataatattaagtaagagTAGGTAGTGCATATTATAAGATACATTAAATAAATCGCACTTTATGATTAATCAGAAAAAATAGAATATTGGaaaccattatttttaaatacatattgttTACTTACTTTCTTCTGGTATTGGTATAGCATTAGCAAGAGATGGATCGATGGATGCAAGAGTTTTGGCCATGGCTTCATCCAATGCGGAACTGCCTGATGATGCCATAGCCGGAGAGGACGGCAGGGGCACTTCCCCTGGCGGCACATCTGCATTCATTATTGCTCTACAAGAAAGGCTTAGATTAAGCTTTTATAGCACACTAGCTAATGATCCCAGCTTCACTTacatttctg
Encoded here:
- the LOC123869535 gene encoding pre-mRNA-processing factor 40 homolog B, encoding MDNPNTGTSSPGLIAPPLLPPSMLGGIPPPMPPNVGTVAMPPVPGMPPNIGPLPPAMAFPPMMTPFSMPPPGFPPFKPELSAPAPEISPMANQSCPWSEHKAPDGRIYYYNSITKQSLWEKPDDLKTSAEKMLSSCVWKEYTTDAGRVYYHNIETKESSWVIPKELQEIKDKIAAEEAAQAIMNADVPPGEVPLPSSPAMASSGSSALDEAMAKTLASIDPSLANAIPIPEEIKPEEIEAPPQPTGSEANEPELQYKDKKEAIEAFKELLKDRNVPSNATWEQCVKIISKDPRYATFKKLNEKKQAFNGYKTQKLKDEREEQRLKTKKNRENLEEFLLSCDRVTSLTKYYKCEEMFNNLEIWRCVPDSDRRDIYEDCIFTIAKREKEEAKALKKRNMKILAQVLENMTEITYSSTWSEAQVLLLENAAFKNDVSLLGMDKEDALIVFEQHIRNLESEYLQEREQIKKRNKRQQRKNRDNFLALLDGLHEEGKLTSMSLWVELYPVISADMRFSAMLGQSGSTPLDLFKFYVENLKARFHDEKKVIKEILREKEFEVKPDTTFEEFATVVCEDSKSASLDAGNVKLTYNSLLEKAETKNKEKLKEESKAQKKIESAFKWALSDANIEHHLPWSEVRDKLDLSAPEFAAVTSEEERARLYKDFQYEQEESCMHYHHPKPKKSKRSKKKKQRSRSISQSRSRSRSASPRVSAPRSPRSSPRASPPRASPPRASPSRSSGSASGEDEEARKHKKPKKKHRKHSPPPKSPSPEEGGISDDEPAKTRRKAKRSAPSSPEPPPELAHKPKKKKDKKDKKDRSTGSVAWSDAELELRRAALLAQLNAHEAD